A region of Cucumis melo cultivar AY chromosome 2, USDA_Cmelo_AY_1.0, whole genome shotgun sequence DNA encodes the following proteins:
- the LOC103494086 gene encoding phenylalanine--tRNA ligase beta subunit, cytoplasmic isoform X2 — protein sequence MHKMHVKPETSMIRPFIVCAVLRDMTFDEAIYDSFIDLQEKLHQNICRRRSLVAIGTHDLDTLEGPFTYEALPPTAINFVPLKQTKNFRADDLMEFYKSDLKLRKYVPIIEKSPVYPILYDRNRTVLSLPPIINSAHSAITLKTKNVFIECTATDLTKANIVLNTMVTMFSTLCKKKFEIEPVEVIYPDGRSCIYPEISLYNMEVSLSYINKCIGVSLETEEVISLLNRMQLHAEQSASGDKSSLTISVPPTRSDVLHPCDVMEDVAIAYGYNNIPKSKPASLQPLTLNEFSDLIRGEIAMSGFTEVLTWILCSYKENFAMLKREDDKSTAVVIGNPRSTDFEVVRTSLMPGLLKIVGHNKDHPKPIKIFEVGDVSLLDDSKDVGARNHRYLAALYCGANSGFELIHGLVDRMMEVVGAPFVSVGDDTGYYIKCSDNPEFLTGRQAHIIYKGKKIGTFGIVHPEVLENFDIPDPCSLVEVNMESFL from the exons ATGCATAAAATGCATGTAAAACCGGAG ACTTCCATGATCCGTCCTTTCATCGTTTGTGCTGTTTTGAGAGACATGACTTTTGATGAAGCAATTTATGATAGTTTTATTGATTTGCAAGAGAAACTTCATCAGAACATATGTCG ACGGAGAAGTCTCGTCGCCATTGGAACTCACGACCTGGATACACTTGAAGGCCCCTTCACCTATGAG GCTTTGCCACCTACAGCTATAAACTTTGTGCCTCTGAAACAG ACAAAGAATTTCAGAGCCGATGATCTAATGGAGTTCTATAAA TCAGATTTGAAgctgaggaagtacgtgcccaTAATAGAAAAGTCACCTGTATATCCCATTTTGTATGACCGCAACAG AACTGTTTTGTCTTTGCCACCAATTATCAATAGTGCACATTCAGCTATTACTTTGAAGACAAAGAATGTGTTTATTGAATGCACCGCGACTGATCTGACAAAGGCAAATATTGTCTTGAATACCATG GTAACTATGTTTTCAACGCTGTGCAAAAAGAAGTTTGAAATTGAACCAGTTGAAGTGATATATCCGGATGGCAGGTCGTGTATTTATCCAGAAATATCTCTCTACAATATGGAAGTTTCTCTGTCTTATATCAATAAATGTATTGGAGTCTCATTGGAGACAGAAGAG GTTATCAGTTTGTTAAATAGGATGCAATTGCACGCTGAACAGTCAGCATCTGGTGACAAATCTAGTCTAACTATATCTGTGCCCCCAACAAGGAGTGATGTGCTACACCCATGTGATGTCATGGAG GATGTTGCTATTGCTTATGGGTATAATAATATCCCGAAGAGTAAACCAGCATCTTTGCAGCCTCTAACATTAAATGAGTTCAGTGACCTTATTAGAGGAGAG ATTGCAATGAGTGGGTTCACGGAGGTACTTACGTGGATTCTATGTTCTTATAAAGAGAACTTTGCCATGTTAAAGCGTGAAGATGATAAATCTACTGCAGTTGTCATTGGAAATCCTCGTTCAACTGATTTTGAG GTTGTCCGAACCAGTCTTATGCCTGGTCTTTTGAAAATTGTTGGACATAATAAGGATCACCCAAAGCCCATAAAG ATATTTGAAGTTGGTGATGTATCATTGCTGGATGATTCAAAAGATGTTGGCGCTAGAAATCATCGTTATCTTGCTGCTCTATATTGCGGTGCCAATTCTGGATTCGAA TTGATTCATGGTTTGGTTGACCGAATGATGGAAGTCGTGGGAGCTCCTTTTGTCTCAGTTGGCGATGATACTGGGTATTACATAAAATGTTCAGAT AACCCGGAGTTTCTTACTGGTAGACAAGCTCACATCATTtataaaggaaagaaaattgGCACTTTCGGAATTGTTCATCCCGAG GTTTTGGAGAACTTTGACATTCCCGATCCATGTTCCTTAGTTGAAGTTAACATGGAGAGCTTTTTATAG
- the LOC103494084 gene encoding agmatine deiminase isoform X1 produces the protein MDLEGHPSLLHFHMPAEWEPHSQCWLGWPERPDNWRDNAVHGQRVFVKVASAISKFESVTVCASASQWENARSQLPANIRVVEMGMNDCWFRDTGPTFVVRKSISNSGSAVESVAGIDWNFNSWGGVEDGCYADWSLDLQVARKILDIERLPRFPNTIILEGGSIHVDGEGTCLTTEECLLNKNRNPHLSKGQIEDILKAYLGVKKIIWLPRGLYGDDDTNGHIDNMCCFAKPGVVLLSWTDDQTDPQYERCIEAYSVLSEVTDAKGRKLDIIKLHVPGPLHLTDEEAAGIVQDGDAKPRPPGLRLAASYVNFYIANGGIIAPQFGDQKWDDEAIRVLAGAFPNHEIVGVEGAREIVLGGGNIHCITQQQPAITSSLLKQV, from the exons ATGGATTTGGAGGGACACCCATCGCTTCTTCACTTTCATATGCCTGCTGAGTGGGAACCCCATTCCCAATGTTGGTTGGGTTGGCCT GAACGGCCTGATAATTGGAGGGATAATGCAGTCCATGGACAACGAGTATTTGTTAAGGTGGCATCTGCAATCTCAAAGTTTGAATCTGTGACTGTCTGCGCTAGTGCCTCCCAG TGGGAGAATGCACGCAGTCAGCTGCCGGCAAATATTAGGGTCGTTGAGATGGGAATGAATGACTGCTGGTTCCGCGATACTGGACCCACG TTTGTTGTAAGGAAAAGCATTTCCAATTCTGGTTCAGCAGTGGAATCTGTTGCAGGAATTGATTGGAACTTCAATAGTTGGGGAG GTGTCGAGGATGGTTGTTATGCTGATTGGAGTCTTGATCTTCAAGTTGCAAGGAAG ATCCTGGATATTGAGAGACTTCCTAGGTTTCCTAACACAATCATTCTTGAAGGTGGATCTATCCATGTAGATGGAGAAG GGACTTGTCTGACCACAGAGGAGTGTCTCTTGAATAAAAACAGAAATCCACATCTGTCAAAGGGTCAGATAGAGGATATACTGAAGGCATATCTTGGGGTGAAGAAGATCATTTGGCTGCCTCGTGGACTATATG GCGATGATGATACAAATGGTCATATCGATAATATGTGTTGTTTTGCAAAGCCTGGAGTGGTTCTGTTATCTTGGACTGATGATCAAACAGATCCTCAGTATGAACGGTGTATAGAGGCATATTCTGTTCTCTCAGAAGTTACCGATGCAAAGGGTAGGAAATTGGACATAATAAAACTCCATGTGCCAGGGCCACTTCATTTGACAGATGAAGAGGCTGCAGGAATCGTTCAG GATGGTGATGCTAAGCCACGACCTCCGGGTCTGAGACTGGCTGCCTCTTATGTAAACTTCTACATTGCTAATGGAGGAATTATTGCACCTCAATTTGGGGATCAGAAGTGGGATGATGAAGCAATCCGTGTACTAGCCGGAGCGTTTCCAAATCATGAA ATAGTTGGAGTTGAAGGTGCTAGAGAGATCGTATTGGGAGGTGGAAATATACACTGCATTACTCAACAACAACCAGCAATAACCTCTTCACTTCTAAAACAAGTCTGA
- the LOC103494081 gene encoding uncharacterized protein LOC103494081 yields the protein MGCTFSGLNAFYDAVNSGGDVWINENRFRIVRQLGEGGFAYVFLVKEVLADTSSDAVQSGLRKKFKDSTHLSDDGSYALKKVLIQNNEQLELVKEEIRVSSLFSHPNLLPLLDHAIIATKPTQERSWNHEAYLLFPVHLDGTLLDNAKTMKGKKEFFSTSDVLQIFRQLCAGLKHMHNFDPPYAHNDIKPGNVLITRRKGQPPLAILMDFGSARPARRQISSRSEALQLQEWASEHCSAPFRAPELWDCASHSDVDERTDIWSLGCTLYAIMYGVSPFEYVLGESGGSLQLAIVNVQIKWPAGPTPPYPEALHQFVKWMLQPQAAVRPHIDDIVIHVDKLISKFSN from the exons ATGGGTTGCACATTTTCTGGATTGAATGCTTTCTACGATGCTGTGAATAGCGGTGGTGATGTGTGGATCAATGAGAACAGATTCAGGATCGTTAGGCAGCTCGGTGAAGGTGGCTTTGCTTATGTCTTCCTTGTTAAGGAAGTGCTCGCTGATACATCTTCAGATGCTGTTCAAAGTGGTTTGCGCAAGAAATTCAAGGACTCTACTCATCTTTCTG ATGATGGTTCCTATGCATTGAAAAAGGTGCTCATTCAGAATAATGAACAACTGGAATTGGTGAAAGAGGAGATTCGTGTTTCATCCCTGTTTAGTCATCCCAATCTACTTCCTCTTCTTGATCATGCTATAATAGCTACTAAG CCTACCCAAGAACGATCTTGGAACCATGAAGCATACCTACTATTTCCAGTACATTTGGATGGAACGTTATTGGACAATGCAAAAACcatgaaaggaaaaaaggagTTCTTCTCAACATCTGATGTTTTGCAAATATTTCGACAG CTATGTGCGGGTCTCAAGCACATGCACAATTTTGATCCACCATATGCACACAATGACATAAAGCCTGGTAATGTTCTCATAACTCGTAGAAAGGGCCAGCCTCCTCTTGCTATATTGATGGATTTTGGAAGTGCCCGACCTGCAAGGAGACAAATTAGCTCTCGTTCAGAAGCATTGCAGCTACAG GAATGGGCATCTGAACATTGTTCTGCTCCTTTCCGGGCTCCTGAGTTGTGGGATTGTGCAAGCCATTCGGATGTCGACGAAAGAACTGATATTTGGTCTTTAGGATGCACGTTGTATGCAATAAT GTATGGGGTATCTCCATTTGAATATGTGCTTGGCGAATCTGGAGGAAGCTTACAGTTAGCAATCGTAAATGTACAGATCAAGTGGCCGGCTGGACCAACTCCTCCATATCCCGAAGCTCTTCATCAGTTTGTGAAGTGGATGCTTCAGCCACAGGCTGCAGTACGTCCGCACATTGATGATATTGTAATTCATGTTGACAAGCTTATCTCAAAGTTCTCTAACTGA
- the LOC103494086 gene encoding phenylalanine--tRNA ligase beta subunit, cytoplasmic isoform X1: MPTVSVGRDLLFAAIGRSYTQEEFEELCFRFGIELDDVTTEKAIIRKEKHLEEEADEDEEVIYKIEVPANRYDLLCLEGLAQALRIFNEQEDTPRYTLANISKESMHKMHVKPETSMIRPFIVCAVLRDMTFDEAIYDSFIDLQEKLHQNICRRRSLVAIGTHDLDTLEGPFTYEALPPTAINFVPLKQTKNFRADDLMEFYKSDLKLRKYVPIIEKSPVYPILYDRNRTVLSLPPIINSAHSAITLKTKNVFIECTATDLTKANIVLNTMVTMFSTLCKKKFEIEPVEVIYPDGRSCIYPEISLYNMEVSLSYINKCIGVSLETEEVISLLNRMQLHAEQSASGDKSSLTISVPPTRSDVLHPCDVMEDVAIAYGYNNIPKSKPASLQPLTLNEFSDLIRGEIAMSGFTEVLTWILCSYKENFAMLKREDDKSTAVVIGNPRSTDFEVVRTSLMPGLLKIVGHNKDHPKPIKIFEVGDVSLLDDSKDVGARNHRYLAALYCGANSGFELIHGLVDRMMEVVGAPFVSVGDDTGYYIKCSDNPEFLTGRQAHIIYKGKKIGTFGIVHPEVLENFDIPDPCSLVEVNMESFL; the protein is encoded by the exons ATGCCGACCGTAAGCGTCGGAAGAGATCTTCTTTTTGCTGCCATTGGAAGAAGTTACA CGCAGGAAGAGTTTGAAGAGCTATGCTTTAGGTTTGGAATTGAGCTTGATGACGTT ACGACGGAGAAGGCGATTATTAGGAAAGAGAAGCATTTGGAAGAAGAAGcggatgaagatgaagaagtcaTCTACAAGATTGAAGTCCCCGCGAATAG ATACGATTTGCTATGTCTGGAAGGGCTGGCACAAGCACTGCGCATTTTTAATGAGCAGGAGGACACACCCAGATATACATTAGCCAATATCAGCAAAGAATCTATGCATAAAATGCATGTAAAACCGGAG ACTTCCATGATCCGTCCTTTCATCGTTTGTGCTGTTTTGAGAGACATGACTTTTGATGAAGCAATTTATGATAGTTTTATTGATTTGCAAGAGAAACTTCATCAGAACATATGTCG ACGGAGAAGTCTCGTCGCCATTGGAACTCACGACCTGGATACACTTGAAGGCCCCTTCACCTATGAG GCTTTGCCACCTACAGCTATAAACTTTGTGCCTCTGAAACAG ACAAAGAATTTCAGAGCCGATGATCTAATGGAGTTCTATAAA TCAGATTTGAAgctgaggaagtacgtgcccaTAATAGAAAAGTCACCTGTATATCCCATTTTGTATGACCGCAACAG AACTGTTTTGTCTTTGCCACCAATTATCAATAGTGCACATTCAGCTATTACTTTGAAGACAAAGAATGTGTTTATTGAATGCACCGCGACTGATCTGACAAAGGCAAATATTGTCTTGAATACCATG GTAACTATGTTTTCAACGCTGTGCAAAAAGAAGTTTGAAATTGAACCAGTTGAAGTGATATATCCGGATGGCAGGTCGTGTATTTATCCAGAAATATCTCTCTACAATATGGAAGTTTCTCTGTCTTATATCAATAAATGTATTGGAGTCTCATTGGAGACAGAAGAG GTTATCAGTTTGTTAAATAGGATGCAATTGCACGCTGAACAGTCAGCATCTGGTGACAAATCTAGTCTAACTATATCTGTGCCCCCAACAAGGAGTGATGTGCTACACCCATGTGATGTCATGGAG GATGTTGCTATTGCTTATGGGTATAATAATATCCCGAAGAGTAAACCAGCATCTTTGCAGCCTCTAACATTAAATGAGTTCAGTGACCTTATTAGAGGAGAG ATTGCAATGAGTGGGTTCACGGAGGTACTTACGTGGATTCTATGTTCTTATAAAGAGAACTTTGCCATGTTAAAGCGTGAAGATGATAAATCTACTGCAGTTGTCATTGGAAATCCTCGTTCAACTGATTTTGAG GTTGTCCGAACCAGTCTTATGCCTGGTCTTTTGAAAATTGTTGGACATAATAAGGATCACCCAAAGCCCATAAAG ATATTTGAAGTTGGTGATGTATCATTGCTGGATGATTCAAAAGATGTTGGCGCTAGAAATCATCGTTATCTTGCTGCTCTATATTGCGGTGCCAATTCTGGATTCGAA TTGATTCATGGTTTGGTTGACCGAATGATGGAAGTCGTGGGAGCTCCTTTTGTCTCAGTTGGCGATGATACTGGGTATTACATAAAATGTTCAGAT AACCCGGAGTTTCTTACTGGTAGACAAGCTCACATCATTtataaaggaaagaaaattgGCACTTTCGGAATTGTTCATCCCGAG GTTTTGGAGAACTTTGACATTCCCGATCCATGTTCCTTAGTTGAAGTTAACATGGAGAGCTTTTTATAG
- the LOC103494084 gene encoding agmatine deiminase isoform X2, which produces MGMNDCWFRDTGPTFVVRKSISNSGSAVESVAGIDWNFNSWGGVEDGCYADWSLDLQVARKILDIERLPRFPNTIILEGGSIHVDGEGTCLTTEECLLNKNRNPHLSKGQIEDILKAYLGVKKIIWLPRGLYGDDDTNGHIDNMCCFAKPGVVLLSWTDDQTDPQYERCIEAYSVLSEVTDAKGRKLDIIKLHVPGPLHLTDEEAAGIVQDGDAKPRPPGLRLAASYVNFYIANGGIIAPQFGDQKWDDEAIRVLAGAFPNHEIVGVEGAREIVLGGGNIHCITQQQPAITSSLLKQV; this is translated from the exons ATGGGAATGAATGACTGCTGGTTCCGCGATACTGGACCCACG TTTGTTGTAAGGAAAAGCATTTCCAATTCTGGTTCAGCAGTGGAATCTGTTGCAGGAATTGATTGGAACTTCAATAGTTGGGGAG GTGTCGAGGATGGTTGTTATGCTGATTGGAGTCTTGATCTTCAAGTTGCAAGGAAG ATCCTGGATATTGAGAGACTTCCTAGGTTTCCTAACACAATCATTCTTGAAGGTGGATCTATCCATGTAGATGGAGAAG GGACTTGTCTGACCACAGAGGAGTGTCTCTTGAATAAAAACAGAAATCCACATCTGTCAAAGGGTCAGATAGAGGATATACTGAAGGCATATCTTGGGGTGAAGAAGATCATTTGGCTGCCTCGTGGACTATATG GCGATGATGATACAAATGGTCATATCGATAATATGTGTTGTTTTGCAAAGCCTGGAGTGGTTCTGTTATCTTGGACTGATGATCAAACAGATCCTCAGTATGAACGGTGTATAGAGGCATATTCTGTTCTCTCAGAAGTTACCGATGCAAAGGGTAGGAAATTGGACATAATAAAACTCCATGTGCCAGGGCCACTTCATTTGACAGATGAAGAGGCTGCAGGAATCGTTCAG GATGGTGATGCTAAGCCACGACCTCCGGGTCTGAGACTGGCTGCCTCTTATGTAAACTTCTACATTGCTAATGGAGGAATTATTGCACCTCAATTTGGGGATCAGAAGTGGGATGATGAAGCAATCCGTGTACTAGCCGGAGCGTTTCCAAATCATGAA ATAGTTGGAGTTGAAGGTGCTAGAGAGATCGTATTGGGAGGTGGAAATATACACTGCATTACTCAACAACAACCAGCAATAACCTCTTCACTTCTAAAACAAGTCTGA
- the LOC103494085 gene encoding inorganic pyrophosphatase TTM2 isoform X2 — protein METQASHPRLTDYDTLLENINGLREGKSVQVPIYDFKTSSRVGYRILEVPESRIVIIEGIYALSEKLRPLLDLRVSVTGGVHFDLVKRVLRDIQRAGQEPEEIIHQVSETVYPMYKAFIEPDLQTAHIRIINKFNPFTGFQNPTYILKSTKAVAVDQIKAVISENHKESTEETYDIYLLPPGEDPEVCQSYLRMRNRDGKYNLMFEEWVTDIPFIISPRITFEVSVRLLGGLMALGYTIATILKRSSHIFSDDKVCIKIDWLEQLNRKYIQVQGKDRVHVKCVAEQLGLDGSYIPRTYIEQIQLEKLVNDVMALPDDLKTKLSIDDESLSSPKEALSRASADRRNKYLNRGLSQSFSNRRDKTLSKLTKLAVNNRRFDVRAPDSPAVVSNQGAITQLSEQISTLSERMDEFTTRIEELNSKICTRKVSASQQNLVSQSDACNNGSGATSIFISGLSNGALTGSLLPHSSSSSQLAKESPLLEEIQNIQRAQRQIILQVDNLSNLLREHSSERSRREKDEGRWRITDLGSISTPVLLTLAIGSVGLLLFKSMTSRK, from the exons ATGGAGACACAAGCTTCTC ACCCACGTCTAACGGATTATGATACATTGCTGGAAAATATTAATGGTTTAAGAGAAGGAAAATCTGTCCAAGTTCCTATTTATGACTTCAAGACAAGTAGTCGCGTGGGCTACAG GATTCTTGAAGTTCCCGAGTCACGGATTGTCATTATTGAGGGCATCTATGCTTTAAGTGAAAAATTACGTCCGTTGTTAGATCTTCGTGTATCGGTCACTGGTGGTGTTCATTTTGACTTAGTGAAAAGGGTATTACGAGATATTCAACGAGCTGGCCAAGAGCCAGAAGAAATAATACATCAAGTTTCTGAAACG GTTTATCCAATGTATAAAGCTTTTATTGAGCCAGATCTTCAGACCGCCCATATAAGAATTATTAACAAATTCAATCCCTTTACTGGTTTCCAGAATCCTACTTACATTCTTAAG TCAACGAAAGCAGTAGCTGTGGATCAAATTAAGGCTGTTATATCTGAAAATCACAAGGAGTCTACTGAGGAAACTTATGACATTTATCTTCTACCTCCTGGTGAAGATCCTGAAGTGTGTCAATCCTATCTGAGGATGAGGAATAGGGATGGAAAATACAATCTCATGTTTGAG GAGTGGGTTACAGATATTCCATTCATAATTTCACCTAGAATAACTTTCGAAGTTAGTGTGCGCCTTCTTGGAGGGCTTATGGCACTTGGATACACAATTGCAACTATACTTAAAAGAAGCAGCCACATATTCTCTGATGATAAGGTGTGTATAAAGATCGATTGGTTGGAGCAACTTAACCGAAAATACATTCAG GTGCAAGGAAAAGATCGGGTGCATGTTAAATGCGTTGCTGAGCAGTTGGGTTTGGATGGTTCCTATATCCCTCGAACTTATATTGAACAGATACAGTTAGAGAAGCTTGTTAATGATGTTATG GCCTTGCCAGATGATTTAAAAACCAAACTCAGCATAGACGATGAGTCACTTTCAAGTCCAAAGGAGGCACTTTCCCGAGCTTCTGCAGATAGGAGAAATAAGTACCTTAACCG TGGCTTATCACAATCATTTTCAAATCGGAGGGACAAGACCTTGTCAAAGCTTACAAAGCTTGCTGTTAATAATAGGAGATTTGATGTGAGGGCTCCAGATTCCCCTGCAGTAGTCTCTAACCAG GGAGCTATTACTCAACTTTCAGAACAAATTTCTACCCTCAGTGAGAGAATGGATGAATTCACAACTCGAATTGAAGAGCTGAACTCCAAGATATGTACCAGAAAAGTTTCTGCTAGTCAGCAAAACTTGGTTTCACAATCCGATGCGTGTAACAACGGCTCTGGGGCAACTTCAATTTTCATATCCGGCTTGAGCAATGGTGCCTTAACCGGATCGCTACTCCCTCATTCTTCATCGTCCTCCCAATTAGCCAAGGAGTCTCCCTTGCTAGAAGAG ATACAAAACATACAACGAGCGCAACGTCAGATTATTCTCCAAGTTGACAATTTGAGCAATCTTCTCCGAGAGCACTCGAGTGAAAGGAGTCGTCGGGAAAAAGATGAGGGGAGGTGGAGGATTACTGATCTTGGATCCATCAGCACCCCAGTTTTGCTAACACTTGCAATTGGTAGTGTAGGTTTACTCTTGTTCAAGAGCATGACTTCTCGTAAATAA
- the LOC103494085 gene encoding inorganic pyrophosphatase TTM1 isoform X1, with protein sequence MAQDTSPSIESPRKRSGLLRDQVQLVKKKDSNRYEILPIQDPLSFEKGFFIVIRACQLLSQKNDGIILVGVAGPSGAGKTVFTEKVLNFIPSIAVITMDNYNDSSRIIDGNFDDPRLTDYDTLLENINGLREGKSVQVPIYDFKTSSRVGYRILEVPESRIVIIEGIYALSEKLRPLLDLRVSVTGGVHFDLVKRVLRDIQRAGQEPEEIIHQVSETVYPMYKAFIEPDLQTAHIRIINKFNPFTGFQNPTYILKSTKAVAVDQIKAVISENHKESTEETYDIYLLPPGEDPEVCQSYLRMRNRDGKYNLMFEEWVTDIPFIISPRITFEVSVRLLGGLMALGYTIATILKRSSHIFSDDKVCIKIDWLEQLNRKYIQVQGKDRVHVKCVAEQLGLDGSYIPRTYIEQIQLEKLVNDVMALPDDLKTKLSIDDESLSSPKEALSRASADRRNKYLNRGLSQSFSNRRDKTLSKLTKLAVNNRRFDVRAPDSPAVVSNQGAITQLSEQISTLSERMDEFTTRIEELNSKICTRKVSASQQNLVSQSDACNNGSGATSIFISGLSNGALTGSLLPHSSSSSQLAKESPLLEEIQNIQRAQRQIILQVDNLSNLLREHSSERSRREKDEGRWRITDLGSISTPVLLTLAIGSVGLLLFKSMTSRK encoded by the exons ATGGCTCAAGATACGTCTCCTAGCATTGAATCACCTCGGAAGCGTTCTGGCCTTTTGCGAGATCAAGTTCAGTTAGTTAAGAAGAAGGACTCAAATCGATATGAGATCCTTCCGATTCAGGATCCTCTTTCATTTGAGAAAGGTTTTTTCATTGTAATACGTGCGTGCCAGTTGTTGTCTCAAAAGAACGATGGGATAATTCTAGTAGGAGTGGCAGGGCCCTCTGGAGCTGGGAAGACTGTATTTACTGAGAAGGTGCTTAACTTTATTCCCAGCATTGCTGTTATCACGATGGATAACTACAATGATTCCAGTCGTATCATCGATGGCAATTTTGATG ACCCACGTCTAACGGATTATGATACATTGCTGGAAAATATTAATGGTTTAAGAGAAGGAAAATCTGTCCAAGTTCCTATTTATGACTTCAAGACAAGTAGTCGCGTGGGCTACAG GATTCTTGAAGTTCCCGAGTCACGGATTGTCATTATTGAGGGCATCTATGCTTTAAGTGAAAAATTACGTCCGTTGTTAGATCTTCGTGTATCGGTCACTGGTGGTGTTCATTTTGACTTAGTGAAAAGGGTATTACGAGATATTCAACGAGCTGGCCAAGAGCCAGAAGAAATAATACATCAAGTTTCTGAAACG GTTTATCCAATGTATAAAGCTTTTATTGAGCCAGATCTTCAGACCGCCCATATAAGAATTATTAACAAATTCAATCCCTTTACTGGTTTCCAGAATCCTACTTACATTCTTAAG TCAACGAAAGCAGTAGCTGTGGATCAAATTAAGGCTGTTATATCTGAAAATCACAAGGAGTCTACTGAGGAAACTTATGACATTTATCTTCTACCTCCTGGTGAAGATCCTGAAGTGTGTCAATCCTATCTGAGGATGAGGAATAGGGATGGAAAATACAATCTCATGTTTGAG GAGTGGGTTACAGATATTCCATTCATAATTTCACCTAGAATAACTTTCGAAGTTAGTGTGCGCCTTCTTGGAGGGCTTATGGCACTTGGATACACAATTGCAACTATACTTAAAAGAAGCAGCCACATATTCTCTGATGATAAGGTGTGTATAAAGATCGATTGGTTGGAGCAACTTAACCGAAAATACATTCAG GTGCAAGGAAAAGATCGGGTGCATGTTAAATGCGTTGCTGAGCAGTTGGGTTTGGATGGTTCCTATATCCCTCGAACTTATATTGAACAGATACAGTTAGAGAAGCTTGTTAATGATGTTATG GCCTTGCCAGATGATTTAAAAACCAAACTCAGCATAGACGATGAGTCACTTTCAAGTCCAAAGGAGGCACTTTCCCGAGCTTCTGCAGATAGGAGAAATAAGTACCTTAACCG TGGCTTATCACAATCATTTTCAAATCGGAGGGACAAGACCTTGTCAAAGCTTACAAAGCTTGCTGTTAATAATAGGAGATTTGATGTGAGGGCTCCAGATTCCCCTGCAGTAGTCTCTAACCAG GGAGCTATTACTCAACTTTCAGAACAAATTTCTACCCTCAGTGAGAGAATGGATGAATTCACAACTCGAATTGAAGAGCTGAACTCCAAGATATGTACCAGAAAAGTTTCTGCTAGTCAGCAAAACTTGGTTTCACAATCCGATGCGTGTAACAACGGCTCTGGGGCAACTTCAATTTTCATATCCGGCTTGAGCAATGGTGCCTTAACCGGATCGCTACTCCCTCATTCTTCATCGTCCTCCCAATTAGCCAAGGAGTCTCCCTTGCTAGAAGAG ATACAAAACATACAACGAGCGCAACGTCAGATTATTCTCCAAGTTGACAATTTGAGCAATCTTCTCCGAGAGCACTCGAGTGAAAGGAGTCGTCGGGAAAAAGATGAGGGGAGGTGGAGGATTACTGATCTTGGATCCATCAGCACCCCAGTTTTGCTAACACTTGCAATTGGTAGTGTAGGTTTACTCTTGTTCAAGAGCATGACTTCTCGTAAATAA